A stretch of Colletotrichum lupini chromosome 2, complete sequence DNA encodes these proteins:
- a CDS encoding hard surface induced protein 3: MDGRHAYAPLGDFDSSKEYKPVVDQAEDDSTLEAEGSLLPINTRRHDTWRRVSKAASLLVPSFLGPKETKAKPLRSTAWLDGLRGIAALCVVFVHCGLVWFSWDIQLAWTPNPPRRWWLYQLPILRLVVSGLAPVSVFFVVSGYTISHRVLTLARRGEFDKAGSAIASSVFRRHTRLFLPAAVVSFVIAIMTWLNMFPDQGLPGVAYPTRVPPHFDSLWGQLRHYLMAETLVTDPIGQPHVRADSDIPEPIYDPHQWTIPLEFISSMVVFMFLSAFTRVRNRVRMFFALGLAIYLEWLFVYFGMFLFLSGMFLCDLHLELEERQWRWLAPRPEPQPLDGDAHRTSKRGSILSRRVLGRAVGLVSFVISLWLLSMPEDMEQAAQAPGYVTLVSLVPARYQECLIIPVGAVLTVLVVDHAEFLQILFTNRFSQYMGKISFSLYMIHGPLLYSLGLVLGRWTVGLVGGGDSQTSYVFAIFLAFLLWAPAAIYTADLTTTFVDAKSIEFSRWAYGMLLREE; encoded by the exons ATGGACGGCCGGCACGCGTACGCTCCACTGGGAGATTTCGATTCGAGCAAAGAATACAAGCCCGTGGTCGATCAGGCAGAGGATGACTCAACATTAGAGGCAGAAGGCTCGCTACTTCCCATCAACACACGGCGCCACGATACCTGGAGAAGAGTTTCAAAAGCTGCCTCCCTCCTGGTTCCAAGTTTCCTTGGACCAAAAGAAACCAAGGCAAAGCCACTTCGCTCTACAGCTTGGCTAG ACGGTTTGCGAGGTATTGCAGCGCTATGTGTCGTCTTCGTTCACTGCGGTCTGGTGTGGTTCTCATGGGACATCCAACTAGCATGGACACCGAACCCACCTCGGCGATGGTGGCTGTACCAACTTCCTATCCTCCGGCTCGTCGTCTCAGGCCTCGCTCCCGTCTCCGTCTTCTTCGTCGTGTCCGGCTACACAATATCGCATCGCGTCCTGACGTTGGCTCGCCGGGGGGAATTCGACAAGGCAGGCTCGGCCATCGCATCTTCGGTCTTCCGGCGCCATACCCGGCTCTTCCTCCCCGCCGCCGTAGTTAGCTTCGTTATCGCCATCATGACTTGGCTCAACATGTTCCCCGACCAGGGTTTACCCGGCGTGGCGTACCCGACGAGGGTTCCGCCGCACTTTGACTCTCTCTGGGGCCAGCTGCGGCATTATTTGATGGCCGAGACCTTGGTAACTGATCCCATCGGCCAGCCCCATGTCCGGGCCGATTCCGACATACCGGAACCGATATACGATCCCCACCAGTGGACGATTCCGCTCGAGTTCATCAGCTCGATGGTGGTGTTCATGTTTCTATCGGCCTTCACGAGAGTACGCAACAGAGTGAGGATGTTCTTCGCGCTTGGCCTGGCGATTTATCTCGAATGGTTGTTTGTCTACTTTGGGATGTTCCTGTTCCTCAGCGGCATGTTCTTGTGCGATCTGCATCTCGAGCTCGAGGAAAGGCAATGGCGGTGGTTGGCCCCGCGACCCGAACCACAACCTTTGGATGGGGACGCGCATCGGACGTCGAAGAGAGGCAGCATACTGTCTCGTCGCGTCCTTGGACGTGCCGTCGGGCTCGTGTCATTCGTGATCTCGCTCTGGCTGCTCAGCATGCCCGAGGACATGGAGCAGGCAGCACAGGCACCCGGCTACGTGACGCTCGTATCTTTAGTTCCAGCACGATACCAGGAGTGCCTTATCATACCAGTCGGTGCAGTGCTGACAGTGCTCGTCGTCGACCATGCCGAGTTCCTGCAGATTCTCTTCACGAACCGTTTCTCTCAGTACATGGGCAAGATCTCTTTCTCGCTATACATGATCCACGGCCCTCTTCTTTATTCATTAGGCTTGGTCCTTGGTCGCTGGACTGTAGGTCTTGTCGGTGGTGGAGACAGTCAGACATCCTATGTATTTGCCATCTTTTTGGCTTTCCTCCTCTGGGCGCCTGCGGCGATATATACTGCAGATCTCACTACCACCTTTGTAGACGCGAAGTCGATAGAGTTCTCCAGGTGGGCATACGGGATGCTTTTGAGGGAAGAGTGA
- a CDS encoding cAMP phosphodiesterase class-II, with protein MEDTNGEKSENFRRPALQVIVLGAGGGPQESNTTALLVRSVASGWTKGSIIAVDAGVHLSAITRILEETAPPGLGTQLPLPHTLASGPFAGLQLTPNSQLEVATGAVYPSSIASFITRTLIDTYVITHPHLDHISGFVVNTAGLTRPKRLAALPSTVNALKTHIFNNVIWPNLSDESNGAGLVTYTRLVEGGSPAIGDGESKGYLEVADRLAIKAYSVSHGHCIERHPHRGSTSSTATPLRYPSVDAASMASPRILPYGLASSTAPIPRAPSVAPEPQASVCVYDSSAYFILDMATNLEILIFGDVEPDSMSLSPRNLTIWEEAAPKIVAGQLAAIFIECSYDDSHSDDRLFGHLKPRYVMEEMHALAQTVEEARGDAHASRKRKRVAEPDTIPRRRTGGAFSRLAGGDESPISPKSVAKRAVSADIGHVPPLPPAATSVESPHLTTPTQELSLREAEGWSETEDGHSKGPPLKGIKVVIIHVKDRPDGRDQGKLILQELEAYEADAQLGCEFIVSHAGQSLYL; from the exons ATGGAAGACACAAATGGGGAGAAGTCGGAGAATTTCCGTCGGCCGGCCTTGCAGGTCATTGTCCTG GGTGCCGGCGGCGGTCCCCAGGAATCCAATACTACCGCTCTTCTAGTTCGCTCAGTCGCCTCGGGGTGGACAAAAGGCTCCATCATCGCCGTAGATGCCGGTGTTCATCTTTCGGCTATTACTCGCATTCTTGAGGAAACGGCACCTCCAGGCCTCGGCACCCAGCTTCCACTCCCCCACACCCTTGCCTCCGGGCCATTTGCAGGCCTGCAGCTTACACCAAACAGTCAGCTGGAGGTCGCAACAGGCGCAGTGTATCCATCGTCCATCGCCTCATTCATCACTCGTACTCTTATCGACACGTATGTGATTACTCATCCTCATCTCGATCACATCTCCGGCTTCGTCGTGAACACGGCAGGTCTTACCAGGCCCAAGCGCCTTGCCGCATTGCCCTCAACGGTTAACGCTCTCAAAACTCACATCTTCAACAATGTTATTTGGCCCAACTTGTCCGACGAAAGTAACGGTGCAGGCTTAGTCACGTATACCCGGCTAGTAGAAGGAGGGTCGCCAGCCATTGGCGATGGCGAGTCTAAAGGATATCTAGAGGTTGCGGATCGCCTCGCTATCAAGGCGTATTCTGTTTCACACGGTCACTGCATTGAGCGACACCCACATCGCGGCTCGACCTCCTCCACTGCAACACCTCTACGATATCCTTCTGTCGATGCCGCATCCATGGCGTCACCGCGCATACTGCCATACGGCCTAGCCTCGAGCACCGCGCCTATCCCTCGAGCACCATCGGTTGCGCCGGAGCCGCAGGCCAGTGTATGCGTTTACGACTCCTCGGCTTACTTTATCCTCGATATGGCTACTAACCTAGAGATACTCATCTTTGGAGACGTCGAGCCGGATTCTATGTCACTCTCCCCTCGAAACTTGACTATTTGGGAAGAAGCTGCTCCAAAGATTGTAGCTGGCCAACTTGCTGCCATTTTCATCGAATGTTCATACGACGACTCGCACTCTGATGATCGCTTATTTGGTCATCTAAAACCCCGCTATGTGATGGAAGAGATGCACGCATTGGCTCAGACTGTTGAGGAGGCGCGAGGAGATGCCCATGCCTCCCGGAAGCGGAAACGTGTAGCAGAACCCGACACGATCCCACGACGAAGGACAGGAGGCGCCTTTTCGCGCCTTGCCGGCGGCGATGAGTCCCCAATCAGCCCCAAATCAGTGGCCAAGCGTGCTGTGTCTGCAGACATTGGCCACGTACCGCCACTGCCGCCCGCTGCTACATCGGTAGAGAGCCCACATCTGACGACTCCTACACAGGAATTGTCTTTGCGCGAGGCTGAAGGATGGAGCGAGACGGAGGATGGGCACTCCAAGGGCCCACCTCTCAAGGGTATCAAAGTTGTCATTATCCACGTAAAGGACCGCCCAGATGGAAGGGACCAAGGAAAACTTATTTTGCAAGAACTCGAGGCCTACGAAGCCGACGCCCAGCTGGGCTGCGAGTTTATTGTCTCCCACGCGGGGCAGAGTCTCTACCTTTGA
- a CDS encoding nitrilotriacetate monooxygenase component B: MSSRTALRTLLPAITNKTTLALSRTAASRTLTMTSQNNNKFAGGTQATHNPHPDFKSVESTRPPFNTEASITFTKTISPDWSFGSGANPLGQPGLSTPHVAIDPHAQGRPAGFNYKLLISAITPRPIAFLSTRSADGTVTNLAPFSYFNMVNHDPPMFVVGFAASIEKPKDSLKCLLESKECVINIISEGFLEAANSTSVNAPYGKSEWDVSGLTPVYDCEHVQAARVKEAVFSVEGKLDFVKEWDSRATPGKKSGVTAFIEGVNFWVREDAINEQKNIVDPTVLRPVSRLGGITYGRTTEVLEIPRADWDGNIGGEEGYEKLKKSKQ, translated from the exons ATGTCATCGCGCACCGCCCTCCGTACCCTCCTCCCAGCCATCACCAACAAAACCACGCTCGCACTCTCAAGGACAGCAGCCTCCAGAACCCTCACAATGACATCCCAAAACAACAACAAATTCGCCGGCGGCACCCAAGCAACCCACAACCCCCACCCGGACTTCAAATCCGTAGAATCCACCCGCCCGCCCTTCAACACCGAAGCCTCCATCACCTTCACAAAAACAATCTCCCCAGACTGGTCCTTCGGCTCCGGCGCGAACCCCCTAGGCCAGCCCGGCCTCTCAACACCACACGTGGCAATCGATCCCCACGCCCAAGGCCGCCCGGCAGGCTTCAACTACAAACTCCTCATCTCCGCCATCACCCCGCGCCCCATCGCCTTCCTCTCCACCCGTTCCGCAGACGGCACCGTGACGAACCTCGCGCCGTTCAGCTACTTCAACATGGTGAACCACGATCCGCCAATGTTCGTCGTGGGCTTCGCCGCGTCCATCGAGAAACCCAAAGATTCGCTAAAGTGCCTGCTCGAGAGCAAAGAGTGCGTCATCAACATCATCTCCGAGGGCTTTCTCGAGGCCGCCAACTCGACGTCCGTCAATGCGCCGTACGGGAAGTCGGAGTGGGATGTGAGTGGGTTGACGCCCGTGTACGACTGCGAGCACGTTCAGGCCGCGCGTGTGAAGGAGGCCGTCTTCAGCGTCGAGGGGAAGCTCGATTTTGTGAAAGAGTGGGATTCGCGCGCTACCCCGGGCAAGAAGAGCGGTGTTACTGCGTTTATTGAGGGCGTCAACTTTTGGGTGAGGGAGGATGCTATCAATGAGCAGAAGAACATTGTCGATCCTACT GTACTCCGCCCTGTCAGCAGGTTAGGAGGCATCACCTACGGCCGCACCACCGAGGTCTTGGAGATCCCGAGAGCCGACTGGGATGGCAACATTGGTGGCGAGGAAGGCTATGAGAAGCTCAAGAAGAGTAAGCAATAG